The window TGTTGTCCCATATGATAAGTCTTACCATCATAACTATATTGATCATCTTTTAATCGACCAACTACTGGGAATAAAATTGGTGCATGACGACCCCAGATTTCAGGATCAGCTTGCCACATATATTCACGACCACTGTTTACATCTTTAACGCTTTGAATTTCAGCACCCTTATCAGAAAGCGTTACTGTTAAAAAATTATTTTTTAATTGATAATCCATAATTTAACTTCTCTTTATCTACTAAAATTACAAAATAAATTTTGTTAAGTCTTTATTAATAATTATATCACTCAATTTTTGGTCAACATACTTTTGAGTAATTGTAATTTCACCCATGTTCATATCTGGACCTTCGTAAAGCACATCTTCAAGTAATTTTTCTAAGATAGTAGCTAAACGACGGGCACCGATATTGTCAGTTCCTTGGTTTACTTCAAAGGCAATTTGAGCGATACGATCAATTGCTTCTTGAGTGAAGACCAATTTAATGCCATCAGCCTTAAGAAGTGCAATATATTGCTTCAAAAGTGAGTTTTGAGGATCCTTCAAAATCTTGACAAAATCTTCTTGAGTTAAGGCATTTAATTCAACACGGATTGGAAAACGACCTTGCAATTCTGGAATTAAATCGCTTGGCTTGCTCTCAGCAAAAGCACCCGCTGCAATAAAGAGAATGTGGTCAGTTGATACAGGACCATACTTAGTAGAAACAGTTGATCCTTCAACGATTGGCAAGATATCTCTTTGTACACCCTCACGAGAAACTTCACCAGAAGTCTTCTTGTTACCAGCAGTAATCTTATCAATTTCGTCGATAAAGATAATTCCGTTTTGTTGGGTACGTTCAATAGCGCGTTGATAGAGAGAATCATAGTTAATTAACTTCTTTGACTCTTCTTGAATTAAAACTTCACGTGCATCTGAAACCTTTAAAGTACGCTTAACTGTCTTCTTAGGCATTAAGTCACCCATCAAGCTCGACATATCAATTCCCATTTGGCCCATCATATCGCCCATTGGGTTAACCTTTGGTGCTTGTTCAACTTCAATTGTAACTTCACGATTTTCAAGCAAGCCCTTATTAAGTTGATCAGCTACGCTCAGACGTTCATTACGAATATCATCAGTTACTTCTTCATTGTCTTGTGGCTGATTCATATTGAAGTTACCAGAAAGCATTTGCATCATTTGCTGCATCGAGTTTTCACGGTTTTCACGCTTAATACCTGGCACAATCAATTTAACTAAACGGTTATTAGCCTTTTTAGTTGCTTGAAGCTTAACACGTTCGAATTGGTCTTTTTCTTCCATGCGAACAGCTTCTTCAACTAAATCACGGACCATCGATTCAACATCGCGTCCAACGTAACCCACTTCAGTAAACTTAGTTGCTTCAACCTTTACAAATGGTGCGTCAACAATTTTAGCCAAACGACGGGCAATTTCTGTCTTACCAACACCAGTAGGACCAGCCATTAACATGTTCTTTGGCGTAATATCTTGTTGCATTTGCTTAGGTAGCTGCAAACGACGGTAGCGGTTATATAGAGCTACCGCAACAGATTTTTTAGCTTCGTTTTGGCCAATAATATATTTATCAAGTAATTCTACAATTTGTTTTGGAGTTTTTTCTTCAGTCAAAATATTTCACCTAGATTTCATCAGTAGTAATGTGGTCATCAGTAAAGACATCAATTCCAGAAGCAATCTTAACTGCTTCTTTTGCAATTTCACTTGCGCTCATTCCATTGCTGTGGCGAGTCATTGCAATGGCTGCTGCTTGTGCAAAATTACCACCTGAACCAATAGCTACCACATCTTCATCTGGTTCAAGAACTTCACCATTACCAGAAATTAATAATAGATCCTTATCGTTAAAAGCAATTACCATAGCTTGTAATTTAGCTAAAGTTGGATCCTTTCTCCAGCTTTGTGCCATTTCAACAGCGGCTCTACGTAAGTCACCTGAGTAAGTTTCAAGCTTGCCTTCAAGCATATCTTGCAAGCTCACTGCATCTGCAACACCGCCGGCAAAGCCAATTACTACTTGATCATGGTATATTCTTCTAATTTTTTTAGCAGTTGCTTTAGCGATTACCTTTTCGCCTAAAGTAACTTGACCATCACCTGCGATGGCAGTTTGGTTGTTATATCTAACAGAACAAATTGTTGTCATATTATTATGCCTCGTCTTTCTTATCTTTTCTTGGGAAAAATTTTTGATAATCTGCTTGTAAATGTTTCATCGTAACATGCGTATAAATTTGCGTTGTTGATAAGGACTCATGTCCCAATAATTCTTGGACACTCCGTAGGTCAGCTCCATTATTAAGCATTTCAGTTGCAAAAGAGTGTCTAAGCATATGGGGATGAACCTTTCCACCAACTCCAGCCTTAATGAAGACTTGCTGCATAATATATTCAATTCCGCGACCAGTTAACCTTTGCCCGCGATTATTTAAAAATACATAGCCTAAGTCTTTATTTTGATCAAGCAAAGCCGGCCGGGCAGTATCACGATATTCTTTTAAAGCATCAAATGCATCTTTTCCAAAAGGAACATAGCGATCTTTATTACCCTTCCCATGAACTAAGATAATCTTTAAATCAAAATCAATCTGATCTAGCTTCAAAGATGCCATCTCACTTAAACGCATCCCTGTCGCGTAAAAAAGTTCAAACATTGCGCGATTTCTCACTACCAGCTTGTCATGTCCGACAAGACTATCAAAGACTTGCCGCATCTCTTTTTCATAAAAGAACTGTGGTAGTCTCTTCTCGCCCAATCTCAAACTAATCGTCTGCATGGGATCAATTTCTAATACTTCTCGCTTAACGAGAAAGCGATAAAAAGATCTCAAGCTCGACATCTTACGTGCCTGGGTTGTTCTGGACCTCTTTTGACTAGCTAAACTTTGTAAAAAAATTTCGACATCGCGACTTTTAACTTGGCCCCAGCCGCTAAAGCCTCCATTTTCTTTAAAAAATTGCTTAGCTTCATCTAAGTCATTTAAGTAAGAGCTTACAGTATTTTTACTATAATTGCGTTCATAGTTCAAGTAATCCTGAAATTGTTTGATTAATTTATCATTTTCTTTAGACATTATTAATCAAGCTTCTTTTCTTCCTTAAATGCTTCAAGATCTTTCAATGCTCGCTTAGAAATTTCCAAGTGTCTTTCTTGCTTATTTCTAACCTTGTAATCTAATTTTGGTAAAAGAGCATAAGATGCATTCATTGGTTGGAAGTGCTTAGCACTAGTAGTTGTAATATAGTGGGCCATTGAACCTAAGGCTGTTGACTTCGGAAAGACTAATGTTTCTTCACCTAAAGCCTCTCTAGCTGCATTAATCCCAGCAACTAACCCAGATCCTGCACTTTCAACATAACCTTCAACGCCAGTCATTTGTCCAGCAAAAAATAAACCAGGTTGTTTTCTAGCTTCATAGTTTGCATTTAAAACTTCCGGACTAGCAATGTAAGTATTGCGGTGCATCTTGCCGTAGCGTACGAATTTTGCGTTTTCAAGACCTGGAATCATTGAAAAGACTCTCTTTTGCTCGCCATATTTCAGGTGGGTTTGGAAACCAACGATATTGTACATCGTGCTTGCTGCATTGTCTTGACGCAATTGCACAACTGCATATGGAGTTTTTCCTGTCTTAGGATCCTCTAAACCAACCGGCTTAAGTGGGCCAAAGAGCATAGTTTTTTCTCCTCTTTTAGCCATAACTTCAATTGGCATGCAGCCTTCAAAGACATTTTTATCTTCAAAACCATGCAAAGTAGCTGTTTCTGCCCCGACTAAGTTTTTATAGAAATTATAGAATTCTTCCTTAGTCATTGGGCAGTTTAAGTAAGCAGCTTCACCTTTGTCATAGCGAGATTTTTTATAAACAATGTCACGATCAATTGAGCTTGCAGCAACAATTGGCGCAGCCGCATCAAAGAAATGAAGTGAATCAGTGCCACAAAATTCTTTGATTTGCTCAGCCAAAGTATCGGATGTTAACGGACCAGTTGCAATAATTGTAATGCCCTCTTTTGGTATCTCAGTAATTTCTTCTTCGTGAACATGCACATTTGGCAAGTCTTTTAAGGTCTGAGTTACTACCGAGCTGAACTTATCTCTATCAACTGCTAACGCTCCACCAGCAGGAACTGCTGTCTCATCAGCTGCCTTCATAATTAAAGAATCAAGCTGACGCATCTCTTCTTTTAATAAACCAACGGCGTTTGAAAGTTGGTTAGATCTCATTGAATTAGTACATACTAATTCCGCAAAATTTGCAGTTTCATGAGCAGGCGTATTCTTCTTTGGTCGCATTTCATATAAATTTACTTCGATGCCACGTTTAGCTAATTGCCATGCAGCTTCACTTCCTGCAAGACCTCCGCCAATTACGGTTACATTCTTTACCATGTAATCTTTCCTTTCTGCTCGACTCTTTCAAGTCTATATAAAAATGATATCATTAAACCGCTTTCGTTTTAATGATATCATTGATTTTTATAATAATTTAATTTTCTTCTGGCTCTTCACGATAATCGCCGTTTGGACAAAGAATGACTAAGCCCTTCTTATTCTTCTTTTGAACTAAAAAATGACCATCATTTGGACAATTACGACCAATTGGTTGATCCCAAGATACAAAGTCACAATCTGGATAGCGAGAACAACCATAGAACTTACGATTACGCTTAGACTTCTTTTCGATAACTTCGCCTTTGCCACACTTAGGACAAGTTACGCCGACCTTTTTAACAATTGGCTTAGTATTACGGCAGTCTGGGAAACGTGAGCAGGCATAGAACTTACCATAGCGGCCCATCTTGATAACCATTGGTGCCCCACAAATATCGCAATTAAAACCAGCTGGTTCATCTTTAATTTGAACCTTTTCAATTTGTTGATCAGCCTTAGCTAATTCTTTAGAAAATGGCTTGTAGTATTCATCTACTACCTTAATCCAGTTCTTCTTTCCTACTTCAACGCCATCAAGATCGTTTTCAAGTTGAGCAGTGAAATCAACATTAACAATATCTGGAAAGAATTCCTCAATTAACTTGTCAACAATTTCACCTAACTCAGTTGGTACAATTGATCTACCTTCAAGTTTTACATAGTAACGTTTTTGAATCGTATCAATTGTTGGCGCATAAGTTGATGGACGACCAACACCGTTTTCTTCAAGTGCTCGAACCAAGCTAGCTTCAGTATATCTTGCTGGTGGTTGAGTAAAGTGCTGACGATCATCAGTCTTTTTAAGCTTAACCTTATCGCCTTCATTTAATTCAGGCAATTCATTGCTCTTTTCTTTTTGATTATCGTAAACTTTGGTAAAACCAGCAAACTTAAGTTTTGAACCAGTTGTTCTAAAGGTTACATCATTTTGTTCAATATCAGCTCTTACTGTATCGTAAACAGCTGGTGTCATTTGACTGGCAATAAATCTTGACCAAATCAAAGTGTAGAGACGATATTCTTCAGTTGTTAAATATTCTTTGACTGAAGCTGGCGTTCTGAAAGCTGAAGTTGGACGAATTGCTTCGTGCGCATCTTGAGCATCAGCATCATTTTTAAAATGTTGCGGCTTAATTGCAGCGTAATTTTCGCCATATTCTTCATGGATGAATTTTGAAGCTTCATGCTTAGCAACATTAGCAATACGCTTAGAATCAGTACGCATATAAGTAATTAAACCGACCGATCCTTTACCAAGGTTAACACCTTCATAAAGAGATTGAGCAATTCTCATTGTTCGACGAGTACGATAGCCTAAACGTTTGTTAGCTTCTTGTTGCATAGTGGAAGTAGTAAATGGAGCTGCAGGCTGACGTCTTCTTTCCTTTTTGACTACCTTTGTAACTTCAAAGTTCTTCCGCTTATCAATGCGTTTTAAAACATCCTGAACTGCTTCATTATCTGGCAATTCTTGCTTTTTACCTTTAATGCCATAAAAGGCACCCTTGAACTTTTCCTTGCCTTTTTCAAAATCAGCATCAATTGTCCAATATTCTTCTGGCTTAAAGTTTTTAATTTCGTTTTCGCGATCAATTACTAACTTCAAGGCAATTGACTGAACACGTCCAGCAGACAAGCCTTTCTTAACCTTTTGCCACAAAATTGGACTGATTGAATAACCAACCAAACGATCAAGAACACGACGTGCTTGTTGAGCATCAACGATATCCATATCAATTGTTCGTGGATTCTTAAAGGCATTTTTAACAGCGTCTTTAGTAATTTCATTAAAGGCAACTCGGTTATGCTCTTTAGGATCTAAGTTCAAAGCATGCGCAACATGCCAAGCAATAGCTTCTCCTTCACGATCGGGGTCGGAAGCAAGATAAACGTATTTAGCCTTTTTAGCTTCACTTTTTAATTCTTTAATCGTATCGCCTTTTCCACGAATGGAAATATATTTTGGTTGATAATCATGGTCTACATCAACTCCCATTTGGGACTTGGGTAAATCACGAATATGACCTTTTGAAGCGATAACATGATAATTTCTACCTAAATATTTTTCAATTGTCTTAGCCTTGTGAGGCGATTCGACAATAACTAAATTCTTTTTATTTTTTCGTTTAGTAGGCATAAAATGCCCCTTCCTTGCACAATTTCTACCAAATTCTAAAATACCAAAAATTTCACTCTTGTCAACTAAAGTAAGTTTTTAAAGTCAGCATTAACTAGTGGATAAGCACCTGCTGCAATCAACTCATTAGGCCCTTCAGATAAGGGACTAGAAACAGGGCCAGGAACTGCAAAAATATTTCGATTTTCTTCTAAAGCAATATTTGCAGTTATTAAAGAGCCTGATCTTTTTCTGGCTTCAGTGACAATAATATTTTTACTTAATCCCGCAAGGATACGGTTTCGTTCAGGGAATCTATAAGGACGCGGCGGAGTATCTGGCAAATATTCGCTAATTAATAAGCCATTAGCCACAATTTCTTCTTGCAATTTCCTATTTTCTTGCGGATAGAAATGATTAAGTCCATTCCCAACCACAGCAATTGTCTTACCATGGTTATTTAACGTTTCTCGATGAGTAATTCCATCAACTCCACGCGCTAACCCACTAGCAATGACAAAATCCTGCTCTATTAGCTGCGGAATTAACTGTTTCAAAACAAAGCGGCTATAGCTTGTGGGCTGTCTTGCGCCAACTCTAGTCGTAATTTCTTTTTTAAGCAAGGATAAATCTCCCCTAGTAAAAAGAATTGTCGGCGCATTATACATCTCACGGAGTTTGCCTGGATAAATCGAATCAAAGATAGTAACTACATCGCACTGTAATTCGATTCTCTCAATCCAAAAATTAAATTTATCATTTTTCATTGCAGCTAATACAAGATTTTTGATATTTGATTTTAATTGTAAACTTTCTATTTTGTCAACTGTTATTTCTTCGCTAGCAGTGAAATTTTCTACAATTTTTCCTAAAGTTGTAATTCCGATACCTTTTTGCAACTTTAGTCTCAAACAAAATTCTTTTAAATTCATAAAATAAAACCTCCACTATCAAGTACGCAAAAGTGAAGGTTTATTTTTTATTTATTTTTCGTATTCGCTAACTGGAGCAAAAGATCGACGGTGAATTGGGGTTGGACCATACTTTTTCAAAGCTTCCATGTGTTCGCGCGTTCCGTATCCTGCATTATGTTTAAAGTCATATTCTGGGTAAACTTCACCATAAGCATCCATTAAATTATCACGAAACACCTTGGCTACGATACTAGCAGCGGCAATTGAATTAGACTTAGCATCCCCATGAATTAATTTAACTTGCGGAATATTTAAAGGCACATTCATCGCATCAACTAATAAAGCATCTGGCTTAACTTTTAAGCCTTGAACTGCATGCGCCATTGCCACGCGATCTGCTTCATAAATATTGATTCTATCGATCACGTCATTATTAGCTAATCCGACGCTAACGCTGACAGCTTTTTCTAATATTTTTGGAAAAAGTGCCTGTCTTTTCTTAGGAGAAAGTTTCTTTGAGTCATTAACATCAATTAAATCAAAATCGTGTGGCAAAATAACTGCCGCAGTAACTACAGGACCAGCTAGTGGTCCTCTGCCTACTTCATCTACTCCAGCGACAAGCTGATTTTTTTGCCAAAATTCCTGTTCATAAGAAAAACGATTTTGAAACTGAGCACGAGCTTGTGCAAGCTTAGCCTGTCTTTTTTCGTAGCTAATTAAGAGCTTTTGGACGCCTTTTCTTTCGTCAGCTTTTAATTCATCTAGTTGTTTGTCACTTACTTCTCCTTGAAGTAAGTTTTTTATTTCAGTAATGGTCATCGAAGATCAAACGTAATCCTTCCCAGTTTTCCTTTACGTAAGCGTTGAAGCATAAAGAGTGAAAACTTGTCGTAGTCATCTCTCATACCATATTTATTAGTCATAGCTAACAATAAGTCTGGATTAGACATATTTTCAAGTTCTTCACTACTTGCTTGCGCAAATTTAGCCAGATCTTTTTCATAATTTTGCTTCAAAAATTCAATTACAAATAAGGCTACATCATCTGGATGAAAAATATCAGCCTTAATTGCTCCACAGGCAGCAAGCTTATAACCTACTTCTTGATCGGAAAACTTTGGCCATAAAATTCCTGGCGTGTCTAATATTTGAACATTTGTCTTGGTCTTTAACCAACTTTGACCACGAGTGACGCCTGGCTTATCACCAACAATTGCGGCATTTCTCCCAACCATTCGATTAATGATTGTTGATTTTCCGCAGTTTGGAATACCAGCAATAGCTACTCGAATCATTGGGTTTGATGCACCCTTAGCAATTAACTTATCGGTCTTTTCCTTGCCAGCTAACTTAATAATCTTAAATAGACTAGTCATATTCGTATTATGCTGAGCATCCATCGAGATTACAAAATTACCCTCGTCTTGATAATAACGAGTCCATTTTTTAGTCTGAATTGGATCGGCTAGATCAGACTTATTCAAAATAATAATATGAGGTTTCTTCTTCGTTAATTGTCCAATCATTGGATTACGAGAAGAAACTGGTAAACGTGCATCTAACACTTCAATTAAAACATCAATTAAGTCTAAATTATCTTCAAGTTGATTTTTAGCCTTATTCATATGTCCTGGATACCATTGAATAGTTGCCATTTTTAGTCCTCCATATCCTTTAGATTTAAACTCAATGCTTTCTTTAAAGCAGGATTGTCATCTTGCAATTTTTGAGCAACTGCTAAATAAAGTTGAGCTTGTACTTGCCCATTTACTATACCATCAGCTGTCAAGCCGTGAGACTTTTGGAACTCAATTACTGCATTCTTTGTTTCATCATCGAATACACCAGTAACATGCTTTGGCATATACCCCAGAGCAGTCAAATACTGCTGCAATGTAGCTACATCAACGCCAGTCA of the Lactobacillus isalae genome contains:
- the dprA gene encoding DNA-processing protein DprA, whose translation is MNLKEFCLRLKLQKGIGITTLGKIVENFTASEEITVDKIESLQLKSNIKNLVLAAMKNDKFNFWIERIELQCDVVTIFDSIYPGKLREMYNAPTILFTRGDLSLLKKEITTRVGARQPTSYSRFVLKQLIPQLIEQDFVIASGLARGVDGITHRETLNNHGKTIAVVGNGLNHFYPQENRKLQEEIVANGLLISEYLPDTPPRPYRFPERNRILAGLSKNIIVTEARKRSGSLITANIALEENRNIFAVPGPVSSPLSEGPNELIAAGAYPLVNADFKNLL
- the trmFO gene encoding methylenetetrahydrofolate--tRNA-(uracil(54)-C(5))-methyltransferase (FADH(2)-oxidizing) TrmFO — protein: MVKNVTVIGGGLAGSEAAWQLAKRGIEVNLYEMRPKKNTPAHETANFAELVCTNSMRSNQLSNAVGLLKEEMRQLDSLIMKAADETAVPAGGALAVDRDKFSSVVTQTLKDLPNVHVHEEEITEIPKEGITIIATGPLTSDTLAEQIKEFCGTDSLHFFDAAAPIVAASSIDRDIVYKKSRYDKGEAAYLNCPMTKEEFYNFYKNLVGAETATLHGFEDKNVFEGCMPIEVMAKRGEKTMLFGPLKPVGLEDPKTGKTPYAVVQLRQDNAASTMYNIVGFQTHLKYGEQKRVFSMIPGLENAKFVRYGKMHRNTYIASPEVLNANYEARKQPGLFFAGQMTGVEGYVESAGSGLVAGINAAREALGEETLVFPKSTALGSMAHYITTTSAKHFQPMNASYALLPKLDYKVRNKQERHLEISKRALKDLEAFKEEKKLD
- the hslU gene encoding ATP-dependent protease ATPase subunit HslU; the protein is MTEEKTPKQIVELLDKYIIGQNEAKKSVAVALYNRYRRLQLPKQMQQDITPKNMLMAGPTGVGKTEIARRLAKIVDAPFVKVEATKFTEVGYVGRDVESMVRDLVEEAVRMEEKDQFERVKLQATKKANNRLVKLIVPGIKRENRENSMQQMMQMLSGNFNMNQPQDNEEVTDDIRNERLSVADQLNKGLLENREVTIEVEQAPKVNPMGDMMGQMGIDMSSLMGDLMPKKTVKRTLKVSDAREVLIQEESKKLINYDSLYQRAIERTQQNGIIFIDEIDKITAGNKKTSGEVSREGVQRDILPIVEGSTVSTKYGPVSTDHILFIAAGAFAESKPSDLIPELQGRFPIRVELNALTQEDFVKILKDPQNSLLKQYIALLKADGIKLVFTQEAIDRIAQIAFEVNQGTDNIGARRLATILEKLLEDVLYEGPDMNMGEITITQKYVDQKLSDIIINKDLTKFIL
- the xerC gene encoding tyrosine recombinase XerC; its protein translation is MSKENDKLIKQFQDYLNYERNYSKNTVSSYLNDLDEAKQFFKENGGFSGWGQVKSRDVEIFLQSLASQKRSRTTQARKMSSLRSFYRFLVKREVLEIDPMQTISLRLGEKRLPQFFYEKEMRQVFDSLVGHDKLVVRNRAMFELFYATGMRLSEMASLKLDQIDFDLKIILVHGKGNKDRYVPFGKDAFDALKEYRDTARPALLDQNKDLGYVFLNNRGQRLTGRGIEYIMQQVFIKAGVGGKVHPHMLRHSFATEMLNNGADLRSVQELLGHESLSTTQIYTHVTMKHLQADYQKFFPRKDKKDEA
- the topA gene encoding type I DNA topoisomerase, coding for MPTKRKNKKNLVIVESPHKAKTIEKYLGRNYHVIASKGHIRDLPKSQMGVDVDHDYQPKYISIRGKGDTIKELKSEAKKAKYVYLASDPDREGEAIAWHVAHALNLDPKEHNRVAFNEITKDAVKNAFKNPRTIDMDIVDAQQARRVLDRLVGYSISPILWQKVKKGLSAGRVQSIALKLVIDRENEIKNFKPEEYWTIDADFEKGKEKFKGAFYGIKGKKQELPDNEAVQDVLKRIDKRKNFEVTKVVKKERRRQPAAPFTTSTMQQEANKRLGYRTRRTMRIAQSLYEGVNLGKGSVGLITYMRTDSKRIANVAKHEASKFIHEEYGENYAAIKPQHFKNDADAQDAHEAIRPTSAFRTPASVKEYLTTEEYRLYTLIWSRFIASQMTPAVYDTVRADIEQNDVTFRTTGSKLKFAGFTKVYDNQKEKSNELPELNEGDKVKLKKTDDRQHFTQPPARYTEASLVRALEENGVGRPSTYAPTIDTIQKRYYVKLEGRSIVPTELGEIVDKLIEEFFPDIVNVDFTAQLENDLDGVEVGKKNWIKVVDEYYKPFSKELAKADQQIEKVQIKDEPAGFNCDICGAPMVIKMGRYGKFYACSRFPDCRNTKPIVKKVGVTCPKCGKGEVIEKKSKRNRKFYGCSRYPDCDFVSWDQPIGRNCPNDGHFLVQKKNKKGLVILCPNGDYREEPEEN
- the hslV gene encoding ATP-dependent protease subunit HslV, with product MTTICSVRYNNQTAIAGDGQVTLGEKVIAKATAKKIRRIYHDQVVIGFAGGVADAVSLQDMLEGKLETYSGDLRRAAVEMAQSWRKDPTLAKLQAMVIAFNDKDLLLISGNGEVLEPDEDVVAIGSGGNFAQAAAIAMTRHSNGMSASEIAKEAVKIASGIDVFTDDHITTDEI
- a CDS encoding ribonuclease HII, whose protein sequence is MTITEIKNLLQGEVSDKQLDELKADERKGVQKLLISYEKRQAKLAQARAQFQNRFSYEQEFWQKNQLVAGVDEVGRGPLAGPVVTAAVILPHDFDLIDVNDSKKLSPKKRQALFPKILEKAVSVSVGLANNDVIDRINIYEADRVAMAHAVQGLKVKPDALLVDAMNVPLNIPQVKLIHGDAKSNSIAAASIVAKVFRDNLMDAYGEVYPEYDFKHNAGYGTREHMEALKKYGPTPIHRRSFAPVSEYEK
- the ylqF gene encoding ribosome biogenesis GTPase YlqF; its protein translation is MATIQWYPGHMNKAKNQLEDNLDLIDVLIEVLDARLPVSSRNPMIGQLTKKKPHIIILNKSDLADPIQTKKWTRYYQDEGNFVISMDAQHNTNMTSLFKIIKLAGKEKTDKLIAKGASNPMIRVAIAGIPNCGKSTIINRMVGRNAAIVGDKPGVTRGQSWLKTKTNVQILDTPGILWPKFSDQEVGYKLAACGAIKADIFHPDDVALFVIEFLKQNYEKDLAKFAQASSEELENMSNPDLLLAMTNKYGMRDDYDKFSLFMLQRLRKGKLGRITFDLR